One genomic window of Sodaliphilus pleomorphus includes the following:
- a CDS encoding phage tail tape measure protein, producing the protein MAKETLITDLVAQDALDQLDKLDTAIEGTLGKFQDCARELARGLKVNVEVNGDLDRLKDLSNTQMQQAAQATQQLTSQLQQQQQVVSRTTAAIAEQLQKQAQANEATRQSVSVNREAMAITDKVLGSLQENIHLQAQYKVQISQVNKEMSDLKKQFDNGGLTQQQYANKLAQVTARKTELTVASQKLQSIINADQKIMMSAEGSYDNMSQSLVRLKQAMRSDDATSLSAEQMQLLIQSEQQLSNELKHQDELMGEHQRNVGDYSIALQNGVASTDDLNRVLGVNAATIEGCIEQNKALEEAKTKLDTQDSNYTQTLERINEKIAENKQRISDVSDILGVQAHSVEEAEQQNRRLAEALKLIDDRSAGASEKIRAYNAQIQANKNYIQQNASSLRDNTKESNALFQQIAGLIGINTNFGASLRGLSANAAKGGSLLTGMGNSLKAFGSTLLGLLKNPYVLAVAGVGMGFKWFYDYNKGLLEATRLTKYFSGLTGDAMKSVRDNVQAVSDTFGQDFTSTLKAANAISQNMGVSINDAVDLISKGFAAGGVNSQQFLSNLERFAPTFDKMGMSAEEMVAVLSQLDKAGVNSQRALMAMNKASLQLRTMSKGTSEALKGIGIDASEMSRQIQNGEKSVREAMSEIAEKLKGMGANSKEAAAVMKELFGARGESAIGEGFLTFLANGNKGLEELLGKQDSLQHLKIKEVEVNKQLNDVLASMFDMTGGGFESITAKTKIWIKEGLIAAIKWVVDLINYFIEWYNESMLVRAGIQYIYTAIRTTYALQKVVFNVVIDAIKAVGRGLHALGDIYEGVFSGNFDKAGRGFRQLMGNFKVTWTEVASDAKAFGKEIGNNLVSSINAVVRPKKVALINYNAVGSSDVGDGGSGRSIGGGNGDGGSSSSSSSKSGKSSSKSKTEASKEAQEELKIIEQLEELKVNAMQDGIAKTLALIRLEYKKKLDAIKGHSAKEEQLRVALAKECSVKVAQAQAAYDANRAEIDLKNRLAAVEEGSEEEYHLKMVELDRQYALEVKEAEKTGADVQIIFDKYNKQILQLNQDYAKKKMDKIAGASALEQAQQDAALQNRLAALKGQEAKELKAVGNNEAAIQAVKDKYANLAAEEQEKYAIETAKRQMDAYKKQIDSFRGEGSFDLFFADDLGDVEGNADLLEKMGMEHDQAVQLAQDMAKKQAEIANAVEDAEIAAIDRVNEKDKKAREARVKNAEDWLQKTGEAIEKIGGLVSSIYDSQISKIEELLDAEQDQYDKEVEHIEYLADRGAITTEEAEIRKRDAAAATAAKQEQLEKRKAQIEYKKALMEKANNIAQIGIATALGIMQALAMTPPNIPLSIFIGAMGAIQTAAALAQPIKAYKEGTKKPHPGGLALVGDGDKAEVVLYNGKAWVTPDSPTLVDLPKGAEVYPDADKVQFMGAVGDIPRDRVTGQPIIINDYSALESRVATNTKALSRELRQFSDRMAREMKRMKFNAYLAQRI; encoded by the coding sequence ATGGCGAAAGAGACGTTAATCACCGACCTGGTTGCGCAGGACGCGCTCGACCAGCTGGACAAATTAGACACCGCGATAGAAGGCACGCTTGGCAAGTTCCAGGACTGTGCCCGTGAGCTTGCGAGAGGGCTGAAGGTAAACGTTGAGGTCAACGGCGATCTCGACCGTCTGAAGGATTTGTCCAATACGCAGATGCAGCAGGCAGCCCAAGCCACGCAGCAGCTTACCTCGCAGTTGCAGCAACAGCAGCAAGTCGTCAGCCGCACCACGGCGGCCATAGCAGAGCAGTTGCAGAAGCAGGCACAAGCCAACGAGGCGACGCGCCAATCCGTTAGTGTGAACCGCGAGGCAATGGCCATTACCGACAAGGTGCTCGGTTCACTTCAGGAGAACATTCACCTGCAAGCGCAGTACAAGGTGCAGATTTCCCAAGTGAACAAGGAGATGAGCGACTTGAAGAAGCAGTTCGACAACGGAGGGCTCACACAGCAGCAGTATGCCAACAAGCTCGCCCAAGTTACTGCAAGAAAGACCGAGCTCACTGTTGCCTCGCAGAAACTGCAAAGCATCATCAATGCAGACCAAAAGATAATGATGAGTGCAGAGGGCAGCTACGACAACATGTCACAGTCCCTGGTGCGGTTGAAGCAGGCAATGAGGAGCGATGACGCAACGAGCCTCAGCGCGGAGCAGATGCAGTTGCTCATCCAGTCCGAGCAGCAGCTGAGCAACGAGCTGAAGCACCAAGACGAGCTCATGGGAGAGCACCAGCGCAACGTAGGTGATTATTCCATCGCCTTGCAAAACGGGGTTGCCTCAACGGACGACCTCAACAGGGTGCTGGGTGTCAATGCCGCCACCATAGAGGGCTGCATCGAGCAGAACAAGGCATTGGAGGAGGCAAAAACCAAACTCGACACGCAGGACTCTAATTATACGCAGACACTTGAACGCATCAACGAAAAGATAGCCGAGAACAAGCAGCGCATTTCCGACGTGAGCGACATCCTCGGAGTGCAGGCCCACTCGGTCGAAGAAGCAGAACAACAGAACAGACGGCTTGCCGAGGCGTTGAAGCTTATCGACGACAGAAGTGCAGGTGCATCGGAAAAGATACGTGCCTACAATGCGCAGATCCAGGCAAACAAGAACTATATACAGCAGAATGCAAGCAGTCTTCGTGACAACACGAAGGAGAGCAATGCCTTGTTTCAGCAAATCGCTGGCCTTATTGGCATAAACACCAATTTCGGTGCCTCGTTGCGAGGCCTTTCCGCGAATGCTGCCAAGGGCGGTTCCCTGCTCACTGGCATGGGCAACAGCCTCAAGGCATTCGGCAGCACCCTTTTGGGCTTGCTCAAGAACCCCTACGTCCTTGCCGTGGCAGGTGTGGGCATGGGCTTCAAGTGGTTCTACGACTACAATAAGGGGCTCTTGGAGGCTACCCGGCTGACCAAATACTTTTCCGGACTGACTGGAGATGCGATGAAGTCTGTGCGCGACAACGTGCAGGCAGTCTCAGACACATTCGGGCAGGATTTCACCTCAACACTGAAGGCCGCCAACGCCATTTCTCAAAATATGGGCGTGAGCATTAACGACGCCGTCGACCTGATTTCAAAAGGTTTCGCTGCCGGAGGTGTGAACAGCCAGCAATTTCTCTCCAACCTCGAAAGGTTCGCGCCCACCTTTGACAAGATGGGCATGAGTGCCGAGGAAATGGTGGCAGTTTTGTCTCAGTTAGACAAGGCAGGTGTCAACTCGCAGAGGGCCTTGATGGCCATGAACAAAGCCTCGTTGCAGCTGCGAACGATGAGCAAAGGCACTTCGGAAGCACTAAAGGGCATTGGCATCGATGCCTCCGAGATGAGCAGACAGATACAGAATGGAGAGAAGAGCGTTAGGGAAGCGATGAGCGAAATCGCCGAAAAGCTGAAAGGCATGGGGGCGAACTCAAAGGAAGCCGCAGCTGTCATGAAAGAGCTGTTCGGTGCCCGTGGAGAGTCTGCTATTGGTGAGGGCTTCTTGACGTTTCTTGCCAACGGCAACAAGGGACTTGAAGAGCTGCTTGGCAAGCAGGACAGCCTGCAACATTTGAAAATCAAGGAAGTCGAGGTCAACAAGCAGCTCAACGACGTGCTTGCTTCGATGTTCGACATGACGGGGGGAGGTTTTGAGAGCATCACCGCAAAGACAAAGATATGGATTAAGGAGGGGCTGATAGCTGCAATCAAGTGGGTGGTTGACCTTATCAACTACTTCATAGAATGGTACAACGAGAGCATGCTTGTACGTGCAGGCATACAGTATATTTATACCGCCATACGCACAACCTATGCCTTGCAGAAAGTAGTCTTCAACGTTGTCATTGACGCCATCAAGGCTGTGGGAAGGGGACTTCATGCGCTTGGAGACATCTATGAAGGAGTGTTCTCCGGAAATTTTGACAAGGCCGGCAGAGGCTTCCGCCAGCTCATGGGCAACTTCAAGGTCACATGGACTGAGGTTGCCAGCGATGCTAAAGCATTCGGCAAAGAAATCGGCAACAACTTAGTGTCGAGTATTAACGCAGTTGTACGCCCTAAGAAGGTGGCATTGATTAATTACAACGCTGTCGGAAGTTCTGACGTAGGAGACGGAGGTTCAGGCCGTAGCATTGGTGGAGGCAATGGAGATGGTGGCTCAAGTTCAAGCTCCAGCAGCAAGAGTGGAAAGAGCAGTTCCAAGAGCAAGACCGAAGCAAGCAAGGAGGCGCAGGAAGAGTTGAAGATTATCGAGCAGCTCGAAGAGCTCAAGGTCAACGCCATGCAGGACGGGATTGCAAAGACCCTCGCCCTCATTCGCCTGGAGTACAAGAAAAAGCTCGACGCCATCAAGGGGCACAGCGCCAAAGAGGAACAGCTGCGCGTCGCTCTCGCTAAGGAGTGCTCCGTGAAGGTCGCCCAGGCTCAAGCAGCCTACGATGCCAACCGCGCAGAGATAGACTTGAAGAACCGCCTCGCAGCCGTTGAGGAAGGCAGTGAAGAGGAATACCACCTCAAGATGGTTGAGCTTGACAGACAGTATGCCCTGGAGGTGAAAGAAGCTGAAAAGACCGGTGCCGACGTGCAGATTATCTTCGACAAGTATAACAAGCAAATACTCCAACTGAACCAGGACTACGCCAAGAAGAAGATGGACAAGATTGCCGGAGCTTCCGCCCTGGAGCAGGCACAGCAGGATGCCGCCCTGCAAAACCGCCTTGCCGCGCTCAAGGGGCAGGAAGCAAAGGAGCTGAAGGCTGTCGGCAACAACGAGGCAGCTATTCAGGCCGTCAAGGACAAATATGCCAACCTCGCAGCAGAAGAGCAGGAAAAATATGCCATCGAGACCGCCAAGAGGCAGATGGATGCCTATAAGAAGCAAATCGACTCATTCCGTGGTGAGGGATCTTTTGACCTCTTCTTTGCCGACGACCTTGGCGACGTTGAGGGCAATGCCGACCTGCTGGAGAAGATGGGCATGGAGCACGACCAGGCCGTGCAGCTTGCGCAGGATATGGCGAAGAAGCAAGCCGAAATCGCCAATGCAGTGGAAGATGCAGAAATCGCAGCAATCGATCGCGTCAATGAGAAAGACAAGAAAGCTCGTGAAGCGAGGGTAAAGAATGCAGAGGATTGGTTGCAGAAGACTGGAGAGGCAATTGAAAAAATAGGAGGGCTTGTAAGTTCCATCTACGACAGTCAGATTTCAAAGATTGAGGAGCTTCTCGATGCCGAGCAAGACCAATACGACAAGGAGGTGGAGCACATCGAGTACCTTGCCGACCGTGGGGCAATCACCACCGAAGAGGCAGAGATACGCAAGCGCGATGCTGCTGCTGCAACGGCTGCAAAGCAGGAACAGCTTGAGAAACGCAAGGCGCAGATAGAATACAAGAAAGCCTTGATGGAGAAAGCCAACAACATCGCTCAAATCGGTATTGCAACCGCTCTCGGCATCATGCAGGCTCTTGCAATGACACCGCCAAACATACCTTTGTCCATTTTTATTGGTGCCATGGGTGCGATACAGACGGCAGCAGCACTCGCACAGCCCATCAAGGCCTACAAAGAGGGCACGAAGAAACCGCACCCCGGCGGTCTTGCCCTCGTGGGCGACGGCGACAAGGCAGAGGTCGTCCTCTACAACGGCAAGGCTTGGGTGACCCCTGACTCCCCAACGCTCGTTGACCTGCCGAAGGGCGCAGAGGTGTACCCCGATGCCGACAAGGTGCAGTTCATGGGAGCCGTGGGCGACATTCCTCGCGACCGAGTGACGGGACAGCCGATCATCATCAACGACTACTCGGCATTGGAGAGCCGTGTTGCAACGAACACAAAGGCTTTAAGTCGAGAGTTACGTCAATTCAGCGACCGGATGGCTCGGGAGATGAAACGCATGAAGTTTAACGCTTATCTTGCACAACGGATATGA
- a CDS encoding SH3 beta-barrel fold-containing protein has product MITSNVNFRMRVMFFAHHIFKTTATTSWSAALKKAWQLYRLAKLMRHGVVKFYFEKVDGSARVAYGTLCNLPAGITSRKGCKKAPNFGTMCYWDTKKQAFRSFRVENFIAMAV; this is encoded by the coding sequence ATGATTACAAGCAATGTAAATTTCCGCATGAGAGTGATGTTCTTTGCACACCACATTTTCAAGACCACCGCCACCACATCATGGAGTGCAGCCCTCAAGAAAGCCTGGCAGCTTTACCGCCTTGCCAAGCTGATGCGACACGGTGTGGTCAAGTTCTACTTTGAGAAAGTGGACGGCAGTGCCCGAGTTGCCTACGGCACCCTCTGCAATCTTCCTGCCGGCATCACTTCCCGAAAGGGCTGCAAAAAAGCGCCCAACTTCGGCACCATGTGTTACTGGGACACCAAGAAGCAGGCCTTCCGTTCATTCCGAGTTGAGAACTTCATTGCAATGGCCGTATGA
- a CDS encoding RNA polymerase sigma factor yields the protein MEAYYALLAIARRQYYHDGRAHDLAADTVMRALEARDRYDGRPLLAWCRAIMRNLFLNERHRLSTTCTQPLGEWNEPGGVEADQRAIVDDILTAVGDMERRSVAVGTLMDFARGYSLQEIATARSVPLGTVKRRIHDARKMLSKSVYSLR from the coding sequence GTGGAGGCCTACTATGCGCTCTTGGCGATAGCCAGGAGGCAGTACTACCACGACGGGAGGGCACACGACCTCGCTGCTGACACAGTGATGAGAGCCCTTGAGGCCCGCGACCGGTACGATGGCCGACCTCTGCTTGCGTGGTGCCGTGCAATCATGCGCAATCTTTTCTTGAACGAAAGGCATAGGCTCAGCACCACCTGCACGCAGCCACTTGGTGAATGGAACGAGCCCGGAGGTGTCGAGGCCGACCAGCGTGCTATCGTTGACGACATCCTCACAGCAGTGGGCGACATGGAGCGTCGCTCGGTGGCTGTAGGCACCCTCATGGACTTTGCAAGGGGGTACTCGCTGCAAGAGATAGCGACCGCGAGAAGCGTGCCCCTCGGCACGGTCAAGCGGCGCATTCACGACGCGCGGAAGATGCTATCGAAATCGGTCTACTCCTTACGTTAA
- a CDS encoding DUF3846 domain-containing protein — MILKTDGSVQKVQPDNGSDFTLEELQGFVDGLIEIIDIGSDMIMVVNEEGKGVLELNKKATVLARTMQAIFPHDYIAGDVLMCPSDMVQ, encoded by the coding sequence ATGATTTTAAAGACTGACGGCAGCGTGCAAAAGGTGCAACCTGACAACGGCAGCGACTTCACGCTTGAAGAGCTGCAAGGGTTTGTAGATGGGTTGATAGAAATCATCGACATCGGCTCAGACATGATAATGGTAGTCAACGAGGAGGGCAAGGGCGTGCTTGAGCTAAACAAGAAAGCAACTGTCCTCGCCAGGACAATGCAGGCCATATTCCCACATGACTACATCGCAGGCGACGTGCTGATGTGCCCGAGCGACATGGTGCAGTGA